attgattatatttttcttaatacaaACCCACTTAAACAGTCTTCTACAAAATTAACTCTAGTAAGCTAGAAGTATTGCATTGgtttaatttaaatagtaaaaaaattatgaaaaagtaGTTTTGACAAAAGTACGAAAGATATTCcctccatttttttaaatttatttatttattattatatttcaagTTTGAAGACAATCTTAATCATGTATTACTAGTTATATTCTTACATTTACGATTGATTAATATGATTTAAACTAAGGAAAAAATAGAGACCGTAACAGAAagttagtttatatttttaatgactgagaatgaaaaacaattatgataaattttataaaaacaatattgtAATATTGAAAAAGACATCCAACCAAATAATCACAGATGCAAAGGCAATGGTTAAAATTAATACAAGCTGTGtttgtgtgtgagagagagagagagagaggggttAATGGCATGGTTGATTGAATCTTGAGTATATCTATCTGTGTAACTATCTACCTCTGACTCACTTACTGTACAATACATTAAGTGGAATGACTGCATATAACATCAAACTTTGGTGTGCAGTACTGTATCTGTAACAGTCAAGCAATGCAAACACTCTAGATAGTGAGTGAGTGAAGCTAAAGCTACAAAAActaccaaacaaaaaaatactcatttttcttctctcttctccTCTTCTGGGGTTTTTGCTTTTCTTCATTCTCTCACCAACACAAAAAAATGGGCCTTGTTGTTTCTGAGGATGCCCTCAAGAAGCTCCAagctctcatggatcaaggtctTACCTTTATCAcatcttctctttctttttcatctttgtctgtttgtttttttctctctcacccctttttcttttctttcttccttttgttGAATTGTTTCTTTCTAGTTGAGGAGGAGCCACTGCTGAGAACTTTTCAGGTGACCATTTTGGTTACTCATTCCCATATGATTTTAACATTCTATTTTTTGTCTTCTGTTTTTGCTTCTTGGATGTCTGTTTGCTTTCAACATCTGCGAGGTGACCCTGATCTCgctctctctcttttttgtgTCTGACCTGTATAAATTGCATGTGGTGCTTCAATGGATTTTGTTAACTGTGGTCTTTGGAACCCTGAAATTCTGTGTGTTTCATGGATGCTGTTGACTAATTGGCTCTTCTACATTCCTCTTCCTCTCCTGTTTAAGACTTTTCTGGGGTAGTGATGATTCAGCTAAAAAAAGGGGGAGGGGGATGAGATCTGATTTCAAGTATGTAGGTCAATCAATGTCGTACTTCTGTGTTTCTCTTCAAAACTCAATGTTAGTTTGGTTAAAGGGGACAATCATTTCTTGTGTTTCACACCTCCTATTGTTTAAGTGTGCTTACATATAAGATCTTTCTATTTCTGGATTGCTGCTAATTCAATCAATTGCGTGCGATTATCTACCTATTCTAGTTTGAGTTTGGTGAAATCTGGTGATCTCTTGGCAACTCATTGAAACTGCTTAAGGACAAGTGTTTTTCACTAGAAAAGCACTCTATCTCCCCTTTTGGAATTTatttgctgttttttttttttttgcagaatGTTCATCAAGGATGTGTCACGGAAACCTTAATTCGATTCCTAAAAGCTAGGGAGTGGAACGTTACCAAGGCACATAAAATGGTAAGACATGTGCAGAGGAAGTGTTGTTTTATTGAATGTTTTGCAAATGTGTTTAATGCAAAGATAAATACGGCTGTCAGAAGGCCCAAATTCTGCTATATACACATGCTGTTGTGGCATATGGCTCCACCAAAGTGGGTCTCCCTTTACAAATTCTCCATGGTGGAGGGGTCAGAAAAGCCATGTTATAGCGTTGTGGCGGTGCTGTAATGGATATTTAGCTATATTGGTTTATTGTTGGAAATTGACTATGTCATCCATTTAACTTAGTTTTAAATGCCTGTATTACTTTTCAGATAATCGATTGTTTAAATTGGAGAGTGCAAAATGAGATTGACAACATATTATCGGTAAGTCTAGATTCCACCCATCCTTGTATATTATTGTTTAGACATTCTTTTGGCAGTTCATATTTTTTAGTTTGGAGTTTTGTCTGTAATTGAGAGATATTCTCGTGGGGTCCCTTTATGTATTTATTGGCAAAATCTGATTAAAATGTGTACTGATTGCACAAGACTATGAGTTCTTAGTTCTTAAGTCTGGAAGCTGTTTCATTTTTTCAGAAACCCATAATTCCTACTGATTTATACCGAGGCATTCGTGATTCACAACTTGTAGGTTTGTCAGGTTACTCAAGAGAGGTGCTCTTCAAACACAATCTTATCTCAGTACATATCATCTTAGTTGTGCTTGATTACATTTTTATTGTCATTAATCAAGATTATCTAACTTGCTTGTTATATCACATCTTGGCAATTGTAATGCTTGTTCTTCCTTCCATACTTTTCAGGGTCTTCCTGTCTTTGCAATTGGTGTTGGGCTTAGCACATTTGACAAAGCATCAGTAAGCATTTTCAATGGCTATGTTTGAACTTTGGGGCACTATCTATTTCTTCATCTTAAAAGTCTTGTGTTCTTATCTCTTCTAACACTAGTTTTGCGTGCTTGTATGCTTGCAGGTCCATTATTATGTGCAGTCTCATATTCAAATTAACGAATATCGTGATCGTGTAATATTGGTGAGCATTTTCACTTTGAAGTCCTCTtacattcttaatttttttgttaagctGCTAATTTAGCTTCTgcccttttgtttgttttgacCCGTATATGCTTGTAGCCTTCTGCATCAAAGAAGCATGGGAAGCCTATTACCACATGTATAAAAGTTTTGGATATGACTGGTCTGAAGTTATCAGCCCTGAATCAGATCAAGGTACTTTCTAATTCATACATCTACCTGGTCATCAAAATGAATACAAATCAAGGTACATCAAAATGCATACAAAATTTCAAGAGTCTTCCTATATCGCTGAGTTGTCTTTCATGCTGATGCAGTTGTTAACAATAATATCATCCATCGATGATCTGAACTACCCTGAGAAAACAAATACTTATTACATTGTAAATGCCCCATACATATTTTCAGCCTGTTGGAAGGTATTCCTTGTGACTTTGTTTTCTGTGTGATACTTTTGTTCATTATGCTGGTTTAAGTTGTGCACCTAGGGATAATGCTTAACACTTTGCATTGGCAGGTTGTGAAGCCACTTCTGCAAGAGAGAACAAGAAGAAAAGTTCAAGTCTTGCCGGGTTGTGGACGAGATGAACTGTTGAAGGTAAAGTGGTTGTTTTTATTTGTCGTAGAGATGCTAAATTGGAAATTTTATCCACAGATAAGAGACAGTAGCACATGCCTATGGATGAGAATCTTTGCTGTATTTCTTTCAACCACATGCATGCTATTCACTGCTTAAATCTACAAGCATAGAAATTAATGATTCTGTGGCATATATGCATCTCTGCACTGTTTTTCTATAAAAGGTAGCAGTAGCCAGAACAACACAGTTCATTCCTGTGCAAGTGCATACAATCTTATTCTGAaaatttctttacttttctattCAGTCCTTATTAATAAGCTTGTGGAGTAGTTCCtatttttgtcataaataaATGCTTGATAACTTGTTGTCTGCTTTTATATCTTTCAATggaaattaacaaataaaaccCGCATCTAGATCATGGATTGTGCATCGCTGCCACATTTCTGTAAAAGAGAAGGCTCTGGATCATCCAGACATTCAGATAATGGAAGTGGAAATGAAAATTGCTATTCCTTTGATCATCCTTTCCATCAGAAGCTCTACAATCACATAAAGGAACAATCCAGAATCCATGAAGTTGTTGAACCAATCAAGCAGGGATCATTCCATGTAGATTTTCCTGAACCTCCTGCTGAGAAAGCTGAGATTGTCAAGACTTTAGAGTCTGAGCTACACAAGTTTAAGATCAGCAATGGGGATTGTGACTGAAGATTGATGAATACTGTTGCCAATGTTGGCCATGTGGTCTTTTACCAGTCCTACTAACCATTTGAACCAAACTAATATAGTACAAGGGTTCTTCCTCTTCACTACCATCAGGATTCTGCAGTACTAGTTAGCCTTGTTTATGTTAGCTTGAGAAATCTAGGAAGTAGTAGCAAGAATAAAGCGGGTCCTAGATTTGCATTATGCCATAA
This portion of the Vigna unguiculata cultivar IT97K-499-35 chromosome 6, ASM411807v1, whole genome shotgun sequence genome encodes:
- the LOC114186529 gene encoding phosphatidylinositol/phosphatidylcholine transfer protein SFH1 — encoded protein: MGLVVSEDALKKLQALMDQVEEEPLLRTFQNVHQGCVTETLIRFLKAREWNVTKAHKMIIDCLNWRVQNEIDNILSKPIIPTDLYRGIRDSQLVGLSGYSREGLPVFAIGVGLSTFDKASVHYYVQSHIQINEYRDRVILPSASKKHGKPITTCIKVLDMTGLKLSALNQIKLLTIISSIDDLNYPEKTNTYYIVNAPYIFSACWKVVKPLLQERTRRKVQVLPGCGRDELLKIMDCASLPHFCKREGSGSSRHSDNGSGNENCYSFDHPFHQKLYNHIKEQSRIHEVVEPIKQGSFHVDFPEPPAEKAEIVKTLESELHKFKISNGDCD